The sequence ACAAGGCGGTCCTGCTCAGGGAGAGGTACAGCTGCCAGCAGCAGATGGCGGTAGAACCAACAACCAGGCAACTCAACAGAAGGAGAAGCCAAGCTTCTAGGATCGATACTGAGGTAACCTTTGGGTTAGGCTTACTGTTTGAAGACCTAGGTTTTCTTCATGTGGTCCTACCTCCGACAGTTCACCACAACTTTGAGGCAGACCCCTCTAGAAAAGGAAAATCAATTAGCTTTATCTTTGGTGTCAATGCGCCTACCATTCCTGCTGATGATGTTGAGATCAAGGACATCTTTCTCTGCAACCCAACCCCTAGAAGGACTTGCGCGAGCAGCCATCCCGGAGTTCCATGCCACAGCCAACTGTCGAGAGGTCGCAAAATTGGATAGGAGAATAGATCTTTTTGGTCTTTTGTATTCCTGTACCCCGTCCCCTTCATTTCTTGTcttttcctttaattaaattttttttccatccttaatacaaagatgcgctccttgcgtattcaaaaaaaaaaaaacccctagaGGGACCGCTATCAGGCTGGGATCACCCCAAACCCCTATCACCCATCACAGCTACATTGTGCGCCGTCCGACAAATGGATAGAAACAGTGCGCCAGGCCCAGATGGATTTGGGCCAAGTTTTTATCAAGCGGCGTGAGATAGAATAGGATCGGATGTTATGCGGATGATGAACAGCTTCCACAATGAAGAAGCAGATTTGGGAAGGATTAACCAAGCACATATTATACTCTTGCCAAAACATACAAAAACAAACACGCCATACGTACGGTTATCGCACCATCTCATTGCAAAATTGTGCAGTGAAGATTATTGCAAATTAAGGTGCTAGCTAATCGTCTTCAAAGATAACTTTCTTCCTTGATTGATCAAGACCAAACTAGTTTTCTTAAGGGAAGAAGCATATATGAAAACTTCATATATGCAACCGACTTAATCCAGTGTTGCCACAAAAGGAAGCAAGCAACAACAGTGTTTAAACTAGACTTTGCAAAGGCCTTTGATTCGATGGCTTGGGATAGTTTTCTGAAAATTATGACTGTCAGAGACTTCCTGGCTAAATGGTGCAGATGGATAGACACCTTGTTGAAAACCTCTAAATCATTCATTCTGGTGAATGGAGTGCCTGGGCATTGGATAAATCTACAACAAGGAGTTAGGCAAGGGGACCCTATGTCCATGTATCTCTTCATTCTAGCTAGTAGCTGATGTTCTTCAAAAACTTATACAAAGCTCAGCGCATATCAGGCACCCCATCTATCCAGAAAAACCCTATGCGACtttgcaatatgcagatgataccatTCTTATATGCAAAGCAAACAAGACCGATGTGCAAGAACTTAAGTACTGTCTTGATAGTTCTGCCAAAGCAATAGGGCTAAAAATCAATTACAATAAGAGTACTCCGGTGGCAATGCATACAACTCAAGAGGACAGAGCTGAACTAGCTGTTGTGCTAAGATGTCAAGTAGATAGCTTCCCTCTCTTATTTGGGACTCCCTCTGTCAAGCTCCAAACTCAGATAGGCTAATCTACAACTTATGATTGACAAAGCGGACAAGCACCTGGCGGCTTGGCAAACAAAGCTACTTTTATATGCAGAAAGAATGATTCTAGTGAACACAGTTTTAAACAACTCCCAGTCTACACAATGGCTTCGGTCCAACTACCAAAAGGGTCGGTTGAAGCATTCGACAAAAATAAGAAGGGTGTTCCTTTGGCATAGGGAGCATTCATGCAGCGGAGCTGGATGCTTAGTAGCATGGACTGATGTTTGTGTGCCTAAGGCAAAAGAAGGATTAGGAATCAGAAGTCTGCATAAACAAAATGAAGCTCTCCTCCTCAAGCGACTGCACCACTTACATTCTACTGACTCCTCTTGGGCAAAGGTGGATTTTGGCAAGAGTTTGAAAACTCGTCTCTATTCTATGACAAACTCATGGGGACACACTGGGATGACATGCATGCTAAACTTGATCTTAAAGATGTAGAACTTAACCTCGGTTATTGTTGGAAATGGGCAACGAACTTCATTCCGGTATGATGTATGGGTTGAAGAGTATCCTCTCAAAAGAAAAATTTCAGACCTGTACACGCATGCTGGGGACAAACATGCATGCCACGGTGGCTCAGGTACTCTTTGCTGATTTGAGGGATTGTTTTGTTCCCAGGCTGTACAATATAGCGAATGATCAGATCCAGGGCCTAGCTATGATCCTTGCAAATACCTCGGTGAACAATCTACATGATATTAGGTGTGTTGTAAAAGGGGTGGAAGGGAGTATTTTGATGTCCCAACAAATCTACGAGTCCTTCAATGAAGATCGAATGAACGaccaaaattagaaatttgttTGGAAAAGCCGAGCTCCACCAAAAATCAAATTCTTTGCCTAGTTGCTAGCAAAAGAGAGAATCCATACAAAACAAAACCTATTCAAGAACATTGTGCAAACAGGGGGTTGTGACCTTTGTGAGGGTGAAGAGAGATGACTTTTCGTATATGCATTGGATGCTCTTTTGCTCACTCCTTCTGGATATGGCAAACCTAGCAAgattgccccccccccccccccccccaatgcaACCCTCTGGGTCGAACGCTTCAAAAGTGAAGATAGAATAGTTGTTCCTCTTGGAAGGGAACTCTTTCCTCTTCAATTCGCCATTCTGTAAATTAATGATGCCATATACTACTTTCTTTTGAAATGAAATTCATGTGGGAaactcccctcccccccccccccccccccccggggggtGAACTTTCTAAAAAAACTAGTAATATATCTGTGCGTCGCAACGAGACATGTTCATATAATTAGGGATTGGTTGGGTTGATGCAGGCAGGCCAGGCACATATAATTGTAGATTAGTTGGGTGGATAGATTAAGGAGAAAGTAATGGATCCTACATGGTTACGCACACGAAGTGAGAACGGAACGGAAGGAAAAGGACTCCACTTCTAAAGTAGTAAGAGGTATGCACGATGGCCACAAAATTCATTCAATCTGCAGAGTTGTACAATGATACAATATATCACTACTGTTCTAAAAAACATCACTACAGTACGTTTTGAGGCAAACATCTCGCGGTAGTTCACCcctaagaaaaagaagaaattacAGCTGATCATTCAAGGTGCATGTTTGCACTGAAAATTTGGGTCTCAATCACAGTCACAGATCAGCAAACAAATGGTAAGTCCTGGAATCGACCATGATTAGCCTGAGCGCAGCAACTGCAGCTGCGATGGACAATAAGCTGAAGCCAGCAACATTGAGCCAGTGCCAGGATATCTGCAAGGTGGACAACTTGTGCCTCTTCACCATCAGGTACATGTGATTTGCAAGAACGAATGTCAAGGGGAAGGTGCTGAGAGCTCCGGTCAGGCTCATGAAGTCGCCAAGGAATGGGAGCATCGCAGCTACCAAGGTGTTGACAGTCAGGTAGCCTCCTCTTACACCCACTCTGAACATCACATTGTGGATCGCAAAAGGGCCACCGTGTCCGCTGCCGTATTTCGTGTCCAAGAACTCGTACATTGGGCTCGCGAATATCTGACATTTGactataaaagtaaattcaaaaaACAcatgcacacgcacacgcacacacaaCTGTGAattgaaaaaacacacacaattGGAAAATTACTGAGGTGGATTGGACCTACATGTAATGCTATGACGGTCTGAAGAAACGCTGATAGATTTGCCATAGCTTTTACCCAAACTGGCCCCTTGACGCTATTCAGTAGATAACTTGATGTTGAGGATCCATAAGCCCAATAGCCCATAAAGGTCACGGCATAAAGAGGTAACGAACCGACAGTGAACTGAAACCATAGAGCCTTCTCCATGTTCTTCACCACAGGAGGCCTTATGGTTGCCTGCAATATTGTAGTAAACATAAGATAAGCAATTTCATAGCAAATAAACTAGTCACTGGCCATATGTGCTACACTGACTCACTTGAATTTCTGGCAGCATTCCAGTGTTGTAAGCGAACACGAGATTTGCCACAGCACCTATCGTAGTGAAGATTCTAGCTGAATGGGATCCAGGAATAGTATAATCCTTTGCAGGTGTGGTTATccctttcaaaagaaaaaaataataatgaaattTTATATGACGACAAATGGAAATGCAATGAATCATGGTCTCAAAATTGGCAGGACAGTTGAACAAAGAAACAATGTGTAATACCATCTCTAAGCGATAGCACAAATGCTATAGTAATATAGATGAGACTGAAAAATGTTGAGAATCCCAACCAAATCCTGAGAGCAGAGAGATAAGGAATTCCGAAGGCAAAAAGAGCACAGACAAACCCAGATAATGCTATACAGTAGGGTAGCTTTAGAACTCCATCATCCCTGAACAATACATATGTTGCCTGCACAGAGGAAGTTCACAAAGTGAGTTCAGGAGGAGAAAAGACTTCATATGCCATCAACTAATTTATTCTTTCTGGAAATAAATTCAACACGTGCATTCTGGCAAAATTTCTAAACTTAGATACTGAGATATAGAAGGGCCAGATATTGCAGGGAATAAATATGGATAGAGCGACATGGAATTTTCACCAGATTGGTTTTCACCATAACAAAAGCTGGGTATCGTTACTCTGTAGTCTGTACCTTCAAGGCTTGGCCAGCTAATATTATAAAGCCAGTGTTGATCATGAATAGATTAACATATTGCAGAGCCCATGTAAGCGAATACATTTTTCTACCTGTAGTCACCAGAATAAAGGAAATTCAATCACACCTTTTCTATTAATAAACAAAACCACAGAAATGCATTAAAAATCCAATAAAACAAGTATGAAATTTCAGAGATATGATGCAAGGGGGCAAGGGGgaataaattaaggaaatgATGGTTGATTTCTAAAATTGACCGTCACAggacaaaagagaaaaaaaaggaaaagagaatgAAACACCGCATTATCAAATATCAAGTAGACCTCATAGAAATATTTACCATATATGTGCCCAGCAAGATCTCTGTATCTAATATGTCGTTTGCCTCCGATTTCGTGAAGGCGAGCAAGGAGAGCATTGGCATACAGAGATATTGCAGCAGCTAGGATCAAGCCACATGTCCCACCAATCCAACCTAAAGGGACCATGACTGATCCAGAGTATCCCAGAACATATGCACTATTCACCCCAGTTGTCAGAACGAATCCAACTTGATACCAAGGATCTGAAagtgaaaaggaaagaagacTTTCAGGAGTTAATCAGTAATCATACATGCTACTTTG is a genomic window of Oryza glaberrima chromosome 7, OglaRS2, whole genome shotgun sequence containing:
- the LOC127778823 gene encoding probable proline transporter 2 isoform X2; the encoded protein is MVPLGWIGGTCGLILAAAISLYANALLARLHEIGGKRHIRYRDLAGHIYGRKMYSLTWALQYVNLFMINTGFIILAGQALKATYVLFRDDGVLKLPYCIALSGFVCALFAFGIPYLSALRIWLGFSTFFSLIYITIAFVLSLRDGITTPAKDYTIPGSHSARIFTTIGAVANLVFAYNTGMLPEIQATIRPPVVKNMEKALWFQFTVGSLPLYAVTFMGYWAYGSSTSSYLLNSVKGPVWVKAMANLSAFLQTVIALHIFASPMYEFLDTKYGSGHGGPFAIHNVMFRVGVRGGYLTVNTLVAAMLPFLGDFMSLTGALSTFPLTFVLANHMYLMVKRHKLSTLQISWHWLNVAGFSLLSIAAAVAALRLIMVDSRTYHLFADL
- the LOC127778823 gene encoding probable proline transporter 2 isoform X1, whose translation is MNIDMANSDDKALISEDTAHQISADPWYQVGFVLTTGVNSAYVLGYSGSVMVPLGWIGGTCGLILAAAISLYANALLARLHEIGGKRHIRYRDLAGHIYGRKMYSLTWALQYVNLFMINTGFIILAGQALKATYVLFRDDGVLKLPYCIALSGFVCALFAFGIPYLSALRIWLGFSTFFSLIYITIAFVLSLRDGITTPAKDYTIPGSHSARIFTTIGAVANLVFAYNTGMLPEIQATIRPPVVKNMEKALWFQFTVGSLPLYAVTFMGYWAYGSSTSSYLLNSVKGPVWVKAMANLSAFLQTVIALHIFASPMYEFLDTKYGSGHGGPFAIHNVMFRVGVRGGYLTVNTLVAAMLPFLGDFMSLTGALSTFPLTFVLANHMYLMVKRHKLSTLQISWHWLNVAGFSLLSIAAAVAALRLIMVDSRTYHLFADL